The nucleotide sequence GCGGTCCGGGCGGAACCCGTCGACCACGATGCCCCAGGCCAGCGAGCCGGCGACGAAGATCCCGCCGTACGCGGCCAGGATCCGGCCGAAGTTCGGGTCCGGCTGCAACGAGGCCGCGAACCCGTACGCGCCGAGCGCCACTATCCCGGCGGCGATCCAGAGCACGCCACGGTGCTCCCGCCAGCCCTGCCAGATCAGCCAGGCACCGCCGATCTCGGCCAGCGCGGCGAGCACGAACAGGACCAGGGAACGCGCGACAGTCACCACCGGGACCCCTAGCAACCGGCCTGACTGGTCAGCTCGACGAACGGCAGCGGGCAGCGCGGGCTCTCCGCGCAGGCGACCAGGTCGTCGCAGCCGGCGGCGACCGCCTCGCGCAGCGTCTCCCGGATCACCGACAGGTCGGTGATCTTCCGCTCGACCTCGGCCAGCTTGGCCTGGGCGCGGGCCCGCAGCCCCGCCTCGGGCCGCCGGCCGTGCCGGTGGGCGCCGACACTCAACAACTCGGCCACCTCGTCCAGGGTGAACCCGAGCCGCTGGGCCGTCTTGATAACCCGGACGATGGTGACCGTCTCCGGCGGATAGAGCCGGTGCCCGCCCAGCGTCCGGTCCGGCTCGGCCACCAGGCCCCGCCGCTCGTAGTAGCGCAGCGTCTGCTGGTTCACCCCGGCCGCCTCGGCCAGCTGCCCCGACCGCAGCCCTGACCTCACGCTCGGCCACCCGCCCCCGCACGGGCGGCCAGCGCGTCCAGCACCTCGACCTGCCCGGCCGGCACCGCCATCTCCAGGGCGAGCTGCCCGCCGGTCGCGGCGAGGGTGAAGGTGAAGAACGAGCAGCAGCCGGTCTCCCGGGCCATCAGCTCCGCCACCCGCCCGGCCGTCTCCGGCTCCGGCCGCAGCTCCAGCCGTACCCGCAGCCCGTCGACCCGGTGCACCCCGAGCACCGCCGAGGCGACCAGGTCGTCGAACTCGGCCAGCCGCAACGGCTGCTCCGCCGTCGGCAGGGTGCACGCCTGCGACACCCACGACTCCT is from Micromonospora sp. WMMD1102 and encodes:
- a CDS encoding MerR family transcriptional regulator — its product is MRSGLRSGQLAEAAGVNQQTLRYYERRGLVAEPDRTLGGHRLYPPETVTIVRVIKTAQRLGFTLDEVAELLSVGAHRHGRRPEAGLRARAQAKLAEVERKITDLSVIRETLREAVAAGCDDLVACAESPRCPLPFVELTSQAGC
- a CDS encoding YnfA family protein codes for the protein MTVARSLVLFVLAALAEIGGAWLIWQGWREHRGVLWIAAGIVALGAYGFAASLQPDPNFGRILAAYGGIFVAGSLAWGIVVDGFRPDRWDVTGAVICLVGVAVIMYAPRG